Proteins from a genomic interval of Kitasatospora kifunensis:
- a CDS encoding DUF6643 family protein, with translation MTSPRSYDGVGYYPPSFSSGTPIYDSLVAERGVPQIAPINVPAALPPAPTPAPGYGSAMESTSLLPALPPARLALGPGPSSSGYQAAQPVPGHGAQPYVPGPRVPGSPMQPGYPQPAAPQAWDQQPGAFRPTGPMAPAPATPVRPMPPQQFFQQPGQQHPGQPFPGQQPQGYAGQQQSGQQPFGQQPFGQQAFGQQQFGQPPLGQSQFGQPQFGQSQFGQAPQPPQSAQPHQGQAF, from the coding sequence ATGACCTCGCCCCGCTCCTACGACGGAGTCGGCTACTACCCTCCGTCCTTCTCGTCGGGCACGCCCATCTACGACAGCTTGGTCGCAGAGCGTGGAGTCCCCCAGATCGCGCCGATCAACGTGCCGGCCGCGCTCCCGCCGGCCCCCACCCCGGCGCCCGGCTACGGTTCGGCGATGGAGTCGACCAGCCTTCTCCCGGCCCTGCCGCCGGCCCGCCTCGCGCTCGGCCCCGGTCCCAGCAGCTCCGGCTACCAGGCCGCGCAACCGGTTCCCGGCCACGGCGCCCAGCCCTACGTGCCCGGTCCTCGGGTGCCCGGCTCGCCGATGCAGCCCGGCTACCCGCAGCCGGCCGCGCCGCAGGCCTGGGACCAGCAGCCGGGCGCCTTCCGGCCAACCGGCCCGATGGCGCCCGCGCCGGCCACCCCGGTGCGGCCGATGCCGCCTCAGCAGTTCTTCCAGCAGCCCGGCCAACAGCACCCGGGGCAGCCGTTCCCCGGACAGCAGCCGCAGGGCTACGCAGGCCAGCAGCAGAGCGGTCAACAGCCTTTCGGGCAGCAGCCGTTCGGACAGCAGGCTTTCGGCCAGCAGCAGTTCGGACAGCCGCCGCTGGGACAGTCCCAGTTCGGCCAACCGCAGTTCGGGCAGTCGCAGTTCGGCCAGGCACCGCAGCCGCCGCAGTCGGCTCAGCCCCACCAGGGGCAGGCCTTCTGA
- a CDS encoding NAD-dependent epimerase/dehydratase family protein: protein MRVVVTGGAGFIGANLVAALLERPEIAEVRVVDDFSSGSKANLAGCDVTLHDGSILDPELLDAAFAGADAVVHLAALPSVPRSVANPLASHQVNATGTLQVLEAARRAGGLYVTAASSSSVYGANRELPKRETMRAEPLSPYAVSKLATESYLTAYHHCYGLDVLPLRLFNVFGPLQPAGHAYAAVVPSFVAAALAGRPLTVHGDGGQSRDFTYVGTVVRVFCEAVLRRVVHPAPVNVALGTRTTLLALVEELGAVLGHPLEVTHTEPRAGDVRDSVADDSRLRGLFPDLAAVPLRVGLERTVEWFRTQPAA from the coding sequence ATGCGCGTGGTCGTCACCGGCGGAGCCGGTTTCATCGGCGCCAACCTGGTGGCGGCGCTGCTGGAGCGTCCCGAGATCGCCGAGGTCCGGGTGGTCGACGACTTCAGCAGCGGCAGCAAGGCCAACCTGGCCGGTTGCGACGTCACGCTCCACGACGGCTCGATCCTCGATCCCGAACTGCTCGACGCGGCCTTCGCCGGCGCCGACGCGGTGGTGCACCTGGCCGCGCTGCCCTCGGTGCCGCGCTCGGTGGCCAATCCGCTGGCCAGCCACCAGGTCAACGCCACCGGCACCCTCCAGGTGCTGGAGGCGGCCCGCCGGGCCGGCGGTCTCTACGTCACGGCGGCCTCCTCCTCCTCGGTCTACGGGGCCAACCGCGAGCTGCCCAAACGCGAGACCATGCGCGCCGAGCCACTGAGCCCGTACGCGGTGAGCAAGTTGGCCACCGAGAGCTATCTGACCGCTTACCACCACTGCTACGGGCTCGACGTGCTGCCGCTGCGGCTGTTCAACGTCTTCGGCCCGCTGCAGCCGGCCGGGCACGCGTACGCCGCCGTGGTGCCGTCCTTCGTGGCCGCCGCGCTGGCCGGACGGCCGCTGACCGTGCACGGCGACGGCGGGCAGAGCCGTGACTTCACCTATGTCGGCACGGTGGTGCGGGTGTTCTGCGAGGCGGTGCTGCGCCGGGTGGTCCACCCGGCGCCGGTCAACGTCGCGCTCGGCACCAGGACCACCCTGCTGGCACTGGTCGAGGAGCTCGGCGCGGTCCTCGGGCACCCGCTGGAGGTGACGCACACCGAGCCGCGAGCCGGCGACGTGCGCGACTCGGTGGCCGACGACAGTCGACTGCGCGGGCTCTTCCCCGACCTCGCCGCGGTACCGCTGCGCGTGGGTCTGGAGCGGACCGTCGAGTGGTTCCGCACCCAACCGGCCGCCTGA
- a CDS encoding polysaccharide deacetylase family protein: MNTPDLRSAACSTVTPEPVTPEPAAPEPAAMAEAFAPPGTDRLVHWLRHSPAQPLFRARAARRLAVLAYRRVTDRRAFGAQLDRLCRVAVPVSLPALEQALREGRPLPPRSVLITFDDADRGVLDHALPALIARRLPAVAFVVTELIGTDRPSWRQEAAFLLANGGQARAVSADGLPARLAQLAALPDPDRRRSLHELRVSSPVRPPRRQRLTPEQLRLLTAGQVAIGSQTLGDPELRRCDDDTVQAEIRTAHQTLTGWLGAAPTAFAYPGGGHDARAAQLLTELGYRSAFLADHRLNPRLPREALRVSRLTVDPGCDGAQFEAVLSGLHPAVSRWRGAQRLAGS, translated from the coding sequence ATGAACACGCCTGACCTTCGGTCCGCCGCGTGTTCGACCGTCACGCCTGAGCCTGTCACACCTGAACCAGCCGCCCCCGAGCCGGCGGCGATGGCCGAGGCCTTCGCGCCACCGGGCACCGACCGCCTGGTGCACTGGCTGCGCCACTCCCCCGCCCAACCACTCTTCCGGGCCCGCGCGGCCCGCCGACTGGCCGTGCTGGCCTACCGCCGGGTGACCGACCGTCGAGCCTTCGGCGCGCAGTTGGACCGGCTGTGCCGAGTCGCGGTCCCGGTCTCGCTGCCGGCCCTGGAGCAGGCGCTGCGCGAGGGCCGGCCGCTGCCGCCGCGCAGTGTGCTGATCACCTTCGACGACGCCGACCGCGGCGTGCTGGACCACGCGCTGCCCGCGCTGATAGCCCGTCGCCTACCCGCGGTCGCCTTCGTGGTCACCGAGCTGATCGGCACCGACCGACCGTCCTGGCGCCAGGAGGCCGCCTTCCTGCTGGCCAATGGCGGCCAGGCGCGTGCCGTCAGCGCCGACGGCCTGCCCGCCCGGCTGGCCCAGCTCGCCGCGCTGCCCGACCCGGACCGCCGCCGCAGCCTGCACGAGCTGCGGGTCAGCTCACCTGTCCGGCCACCGCGCCGCCAACGTCTGACCCCGGAGCAGCTGCGTCTGCTGACGGCCGGCCAGGTGGCGATCGGCAGCCAGACCCTCGGCGACCCCGAACTGCGGCGCTGCGACGACGACACCGTGCAGGCCGAGATCCGCACCGCGCACCAGACCCTGACCGGCTGGCTCGGCGCCGCCCCCACGGCCTTCGCCTACCCCGGCGGCGGCCACGACGCGCGCGCGGCCCAGCTGCTCACCGAGCTCGGCTACCGCAGCGCGTTCCTCGCCGACCACCGCCTCAACCCACGGCTGCCGCGCGAGGCCCTGCGGGTCAGCCGCCTGACCGTGGACCCGGGCTGCGACGGCGCGCAGTTCGAGGCGGTCCTGTCGGGGCTGCACCCGGCGGTCAGCCGCTGGCGCGGGGCGCAGCGCCTGGCCGGGAGCTGA
- a CDS encoding DUF397 domain-containing protein, with product MTTETTGAGQGAQSVPSARKPKLDTTGAEWLSAKQEDGSPGDVQIAFVDGYIAMRDGRFPDGPVLVFTPEEWRAFVLGAQDGEFDLT from the coding sequence GTGACAACCGAGACCACCGGAGCCGGCCAGGGCGCGCAGAGCGTGCCGTCGGCACGCAAGCCCAAGTTGGACACCACGGGGGCGGAGTGGCTCTCCGCCAAGCAGGAGGACGGCTCGCCGGGTGACGTGCAGATCGCTTTCGTCGACGGCTACATCGCCATGCGCGACGGGCGCTTTCCGGACGGCCCGGTGCTGGTCTTCACGCCGGAGGAGTGGCGGGCCTTCGTGCTCGGCGCGCAGGACGGCGAGTTCGACCTGACCTGA
- the mscL gene encoding large conductance mechanosensitive channel protein MscL: protein MFKGFRSFLLRGNVVDLAVGIVIGAAFTAVVTGFVTAFLTPLIGVAAGAVGDFSKESFAVAGTAFPYGAFLNALISFVLISAVIYFAVVVPVGRLQARLEKPKAAEPAKVDCPQCLSRIPAAAVRCAFCTAEVAGLPGFPAQAMQRG from the coding sequence GTGTTCAAGGGCTTCCGCAGCTTTCTGCTGCGCGGAAACGTCGTCGACCTGGCCGTCGGCATCGTCATCGGCGCGGCCTTCACCGCCGTGGTCACCGGCTTCGTCACGGCGTTCCTGACCCCGCTGATCGGGGTCGCGGCCGGGGCGGTCGGCGATTTCAGCAAGGAGAGCTTCGCGGTCGCCGGGACGGCCTTCCCGTACGGCGCGTTCCTGAACGCGCTCATCAGCTTTGTGCTGATCAGCGCGGTGATCTACTTCGCGGTGGTCGTTCCGGTGGGCCGGCTGCAGGCGCGGCTGGAGAAGCCGAAGGCGGCCGAACCGGCCAAGGTGGACTGCCCGCAGTGCCTGAGCCGCATTCCGGCCGCCGCCGTGCGCTGCGCCTTCTGCACCGCCGAGGTGGCCGGGCTGCCCGGCTTCCCGGCCCAGGCGATGCAGCGCGGCTGA
- a CDS encoding glutamate racemase translates to MKIALMDSGIGLLPAAAALRNLRPDVDLVLSSDPESMPWGLRTPEDLIEHALGCARAAAAQRPDALVVACNTATVHALATLRAELEPELPVIGTVPAIKPAARGGGPVAIWATPATTGSAYQRALIADFAGDAQVTEVPCPGLADAVEHADEAAQAAAIAAAAALTPPGTVAVVLGCTHYELVAESIRAALAPTAHPELVLHGSADAVVAQVLRRLPAEALARRGSGTLTVLQAGRPCPLPAAAARYPQGRALGEAQGVAVGALQ, encoded by the coding sequence GTGAAGATCGCACTGATGGACTCCGGAATCGGACTGCTCCCGGCCGCGGCTGCCCTGCGGAACCTGCGGCCGGACGTTGATCTCGTGCTCTCCAGCGACCCCGAGAGCATGCCCTGGGGATTGCGTACCCCCGAGGACCTCATCGAGCACGCGCTGGGCTGCGCCCGGGCGGCGGCCGCACAGCGTCCGGACGCGCTGGTGGTGGCCTGCAACACCGCCACCGTGCACGCGCTGGCCACGCTCCGCGCCGAGCTGGAGCCCGAGCTGCCGGTGATCGGCACCGTGCCCGCGATCAAGCCGGCGGCGCGCGGCGGCGGCCCGGTGGCGATCTGGGCCACCCCGGCCACCACCGGCAGCGCGTACCAGCGTGCGCTGATCGCGGACTTCGCGGGTGACGCGCAGGTGACCGAAGTCCCGTGCCCCGGACTGGCCGACGCGGTGGAGCACGCCGACGAGGCGGCCCAGGCTGCGGCGATCGCGGCCGCCGCCGCGCTCACCCCGCCGGGCACCGTGGCCGTGGTGCTCGGCTGCACGCACTACGAGCTGGTCGCCGAGTCGATCCGCGCGGCGCTCGCGCCGACCGCGCACCCGGAGCTGGTGCTGCACGGCTCCGCCGACGCGGTGGTCGCCCAGGTGCTGCGCCGACTGCCCGCCGAGGCCCTGGCCCGCCGGGGGAGCGGCACGCTGACGGTGCTGCAGGCCGGCCGGCCGTGCCCGCTGCCCGCCGCGGCCGCCCGGTACCCGCAGGGGCGGGCGCTGGGCGAGGCGCAGGGCGTGGCGGTCGGCGCGCTCCAGTAG
- a CDS encoding slipin family protein produces the protein MLVVVVLVIVLLLWLFAGVRVVQQYERGVVFRLGRVRSKVREPGLALLVPVVDRMRKVNVQVVTMPVPAQEGITKDNVTVRVDAVLYFRVVEPVKATVDVQNYSFAMLQVAQTSLRSIIGKSELDDLLTGREQLHRGLELMLESPAVGWGVHIDRVEIKDVALPDSMKRSMARQAEADRERRARIITADGEYQAAAKLAEAAQRMAQTPAAMQLRLLQTVVEVAAEKNSTLVLPFPVELLRFFEAAAGAEKARPE, from the coding sequence ATGTTGGTCGTCGTCGTGCTGGTCATCGTGTTGCTGCTCTGGCTGTTCGCCGGTGTCCGGGTCGTCCAGCAGTACGAGCGCGGGGTGGTGTTCCGGCTCGGGCGGGTGCGCAGCAAGGTGCGTGAGCCCGGCCTCGCGCTGCTCGTGCCGGTGGTCGACCGGATGCGCAAGGTCAACGTGCAGGTGGTGACCATGCCGGTGCCGGCCCAGGAGGGCATCACCAAGGACAACGTCACCGTGCGGGTGGACGCGGTGCTCTACTTCCGGGTGGTCGAGCCGGTGAAGGCCACCGTGGACGTGCAGAACTACTCCTTCGCGATGCTGCAGGTCGCGCAGACCTCGCTGCGCTCGATCATCGGCAAGAGCGAGCTGGACGATCTGCTGACCGGGCGCGAACAGCTGCACCGGGGCCTGGAGTTGATGCTGGAGAGCCCGGCGGTCGGCTGGGGTGTGCACATCGACCGGGTGGAGATCAAGGACGTCGCGCTGCCCGACTCGATGAAGCGCTCGATGGCCCGGCAGGCCGAGGCGGACCGCGAGCGGCGGGCCCGGATCATCACGGCGGACGGCGAGTACCAGGCCGCGGCCAAGCTCGCCGAGGCGGCGCAGCGGATGGCCCAGACGCCGGCCGCGATGCAGTTGCGCCTGCTGCAGACCGTGGTGGAGGTGGCGGCGGAGAAGAACTCGACGCTGGTGCTGCCGTTCCCGGTCGAGCTGCTGCGCTTCTTCGAGGCCGCGGCGGGGGCGGAGAAGGCCCGTCCGGAGTAG
- a CDS encoding MOSC domain-containing protein, which yields MPLLTGLHRYPVKSMYRQSPDQLVLEPWGLRGDRRWMLARPGGLAVTQRDLPELARYRVEPDEDGALRITSPEGDLLRIPVPRADEGALATEADVFGARFAALEADPKTQLWFADRLGPHELGEIRLLHLADPRARRIAPDFSAPGETVSMADGFPLLAITTASVAALGEWLVEGGSPAVPLERFRPNLVIEGTEAWEEDGWRRVRIGEVTFRAVKLCGRCVVTTTDQETGERMGAEPLRTLAKRRRFEKKAAFGVNLIPERPDHVSGPDLGTLRVGDEVTVLARGERLPAA from the coding sequence ATGCCACTCCTCACCGGCCTGCACCGCTACCCCGTGAAGTCGATGTACCGGCAGAGTCCCGACCAACTCGTCCTGGAACCCTGGGGGCTGCGCGGGGACCGGCGGTGGATGCTGGCCCGCCCGGGCGGTCTGGCCGTCACCCAGCGGGATCTGCCCGAACTCGCCCGCTACCGCGTCGAACCGGACGAGGACGGCGCACTTCGGATCACCTCCCCCGAGGGCGACCTGCTGCGGATACCCGTGCCCCGCGCCGACGAGGGCGCCCTGGCCACCGAGGCCGACGTGTTCGGCGCCAGGTTCGCCGCTCTTGAGGCCGATCCGAAGACCCAGCTCTGGTTCGCCGATCGGCTGGGCCCCCACGAGTTGGGCGAGATCCGCCTGCTGCACCTGGCGGACCCGCGGGCCCGCCGGATCGCACCCGACTTCAGCGCCCCCGGCGAGACCGTGAGCATGGCCGACGGCTTCCCGCTGCTGGCGATCACCACCGCCTCGGTGGCCGCGCTCGGCGAGTGGCTGGTCGAGGGCGGCTCGCCCGCCGTGCCACTGGAGCGGTTCCGGCCCAACCTGGTGATCGAGGGCACCGAGGCCTGGGAGGAGGACGGCTGGCGACGGGTCAGGATCGGCGAGGTGACCTTCCGGGCCGTCAAGCTCTGCGGCCGCTGCGTGGTGACCACCACCGACCAGGAGACCGGCGAGCGGATGGGCGCCGAGCCGCTGCGCACCCTGGCCAAGCGCCGACGCTTCGAGAAGAAGGCCGCCTTCGGCGTCAACCTGATTCCCGAACGCCCCGACCACGTCAGCGGCCCCGACCTCGGCACCCTGCGGGTGGGCGACGAGGTGACCGTGCTGGCCCGCGGCGAGCGGCTGCCGGCCGCTTGA
- a CDS encoding thiol:disulfide interchange protein DsbA/DsbL, with product MKPVTRAVVLLVSVACALGATAPSGSASTRAASAPTAARTGEAYVSLRHPQAVHASGREVLEVFWYGCQHSQLLEQPLEEWAARQPADVVVRRLPAVWPGTSDQTVQRAHARLYFTLEQLGEVNRLQRAVFHAVRDQHRDLTTEAAAADWAESQQVDRARFAAAYESEQVRAEVEQAPQDLARYEIDELPSVVVQGRYRTAPTKAGGVEAIPHVLDQMLSQARSSHTA from the coding sequence ATGAAGCCCGTCACCCGTGCCGTCGTCCTGCTGGTCTCCGTCGCCTGTGCCCTCGGGGCCACCGCGCCGAGCGGCTCCGCGTCGACCCGTGCCGCGTCGGCCCCCACCGCGGCCCGCACGGGTGAGGCGTATGTGAGCCTGCGTCACCCCCAGGCGGTGCACGCCTCCGGCCGGGAGGTGTTGGAGGTCTTCTGGTACGGCTGCCAGCACTCCCAGCTGCTCGAGCAGCCGTTGGAGGAGTGGGCGGCCCGGCAGCCCGCCGACGTGGTGGTGCGCCGGTTGCCCGCCGTCTGGCCGGGGACCTCGGACCAGACGGTCCAGCGCGCTCACGCCCGGCTCTACTTCACCCTGGAGCAGCTCGGCGAGGTGAACCGCCTGCAGCGGGCCGTCTTCCACGCCGTGCGCGACCAGCACCGGGACCTGACCACCGAGGCGGCGGCGGCCGACTGGGCCGAGAGCCAGCAGGTTGACCGCGCGCGGTTCGCCGCTGCCTACGAGTCCGAGCAGGTGCGCGCCGAGGTCGAGCAGGCTCCCCAGGACCTGGCCCGCTACGAGATCGACGAGCTCCCCAGCGTGGTGGTCCAGGGCCGCTACCGGACCGCGCCGACCAAGGCGGGTGGCGTGGAGGCGATCCCGCACGTGCTGGACCAGATGCTCAGCCAAGCGCGCTCGTCCCACACCGCTTAG
- a CDS encoding glycosyltransferase: MTLLPWVTGVTGLSLLCWLWLACCQGLFWRTDLRLPPNRPEPVLPQPPAGGTPMPEVAIVVPARDEAAVLPLSLPGLLAQKYPGRARVILVDDHSSDGTAAVARALAEQCPEGLPLTVTTPPALPPGWTGKLWAVRHGVELAGEVEWLLLTDADIAHGPQTLAALVAGAQGPGLCPGSAAERLDLVSQMARLRTETRWERLIVPAFVYFFAQLYPFRWSNRPGSRTAAAAGGCSLVRREALERAGGVAAIRGAVIDDVSLARAVKRTGGRTWLGLAERPEELRVLSVRPYPGLGPLWRMVSRSAYAQLRHSPPLLLGTVIALALIYLVPPVATGAGLLTGDLALLVTGATAWLVMTGTYLPMIRYYDRPAPAALLLPFTALLYLLMTVDSAVQHYRGRGAAWKGRTY, translated from the coding sequence GTGACGCTGCTGCCGTGGGTGACCGGTGTGACCGGACTGTCGCTGCTCTGCTGGCTCTGGCTCGCCTGCTGCCAGGGCCTCTTCTGGCGCACCGACCTGCGGTTGCCGCCCAACCGGCCGGAGCCTGTCCTCCCCCAGCCTCCGGCCGGGGGGACCCCCATGCCCGAGGTCGCGATCGTGGTGCCCGCACGGGACGAGGCGGCGGTGCTGCCACTGAGCCTGCCGGGGCTGCTGGCCCAGAAGTACCCCGGGCGGGCCCGGGTGATCCTGGTCGACGACCACAGCTCGGACGGGACGGCGGCGGTTGCCCGCGCCCTGGCCGAGCAGTGCCCGGAGGGTCTGCCGCTGACCGTGACCACCCCGCCCGCGCTGCCGCCCGGCTGGACCGGGAAGCTCTGGGCGGTACGGCACGGGGTCGAACTGGCGGGCGAGGTCGAGTGGCTGCTGCTCACCGACGCCGACATCGCGCACGGCCCGCAGACGCTGGCCGCCCTGGTCGCCGGCGCTCAGGGTCCAGGTCTGTGTCCAGGCTCTGCGGCCGAGCGGCTCGACCTGGTCTCGCAGATGGCCCGGCTGCGCACCGAGACCCGCTGGGAGCGGCTGATCGTGCCGGCCTTCGTCTACTTCTTCGCCCAGCTCTACCCGTTCCGCTGGAGCAACCGCCCCGGCTCGCGGACGGCCGCGGCGGCCGGCGGCTGCTCGCTGGTGCGGCGCGAGGCGCTGGAGCGCGCCGGCGGGGTGGCCGCGATCCGGGGTGCGGTGATCGATGACGTGTCACTGGCCCGGGCCGTCAAGCGCACCGGCGGGCGGACCTGGCTCGGCCTGGCCGAGCGCCCCGAGGAGCTGCGGGTGCTGAGCGTGCGCCCGTACCCCGGGCTCGGCCCGCTGTGGCGGATGGTCTCGCGCAGCGCGTACGCCCAGCTGCGGCACTCGCCGCCGCTGCTGCTCGGAACGGTGATCGCGCTGGCGCTGATCTACCTCGTACCCCCGGTCGCGACCGGGGCCGGGCTGTTGACCGGTGACCTGGCGCTGCTGGTCACCGGCGCGACGGCCTGGCTGGTGATGACGGGGACCTACCTGCCGATGATCCGCTACTACGACCGCCCGGCCCCGGCCGCGCTGCTGCTGCCGTTCACCGCTCTGCTCTACCTGCTGATGACGGTGGACTCGGCGGTGCAGCACTACCGCGGCCGGGGCGCGGCCTGGAAGGGGCGGACGTACTAG
- a CDS encoding PTS-dependent dihydroxyacetone kinase phosphotransferase subunit DhaM — translation MGQISPRGGNRADVIPIGEAPSAARVPSQAPIRSAALGRVGVVLVSHSRDLAQDTADLARAMAQTEDPAAVAATGGHPGDGLGSSALLIAAAARRVDQGHGVAVLADLPTAVHTVAAVLAAADEHGLPFPVRFADAPFVEGAVAAVLTASAGGDLAAVVEAAEETYRQRKF, via the coding sequence ATGGGGCAGATCAGCCCGCGAGGCGGGAACCGGGCGGACGTGATCCCGATCGGGGAGGCGCCGTCGGCCGCCCGGGTACCGAGCCAGGCCCCGATCCGCTCGGCCGCCCTGGGCCGGGTCGGCGTGGTACTGGTCTCGCACAGCCGGGACCTGGCGCAGGACACCGCGGACCTGGCCCGCGCGATGGCCCAGACCGAGGACCCCGCCGCCGTCGCCGCCACCGGCGGACACCCCGGTGACGGCCTGGGCAGCAGCGCGCTGCTGATCGCGGCGGCCGCCCGGCGGGTGGACCAGGGGCACGGCGTGGCGGTGCTGGCCGACCTGCCCACGGCCGTCCACACGGTGGCCGCGGTGCTGGCGGCGGCCGACGAGCACGGCCTGCCGTTCCCGGTCCGGTTCGCCGACGCACCGTTCGTGGAGGGCGCGGTGGCGGCGGTGCTGACCGCCTCGGCCGGCGGTGACCTGGCCGCGGTGGTGGAGGCCGCGGAGGAGACCTACCGGCAGCGCAAGTTCTGA